GCAAGCGTCGCGGACACGCGGACGTCATCGCCGTCGAGGGCTGCCTCGTAGGGATACATGCGGTCGAACAGGAACGACTGCGCGTTGGCCTCGTCGGCAAGGCCGCGCGACAGCTGGAACGAGGAATGCAGATGGCAGTCGACGTAGCCCGGCGTCGCCACGGTGTTGCGGCCGTCGATGGTGTTCTTGCCGGTGTAATTCTTGGCAAGGTCGGCGGACTTGCCGACCGCCACGATTTTCCCGGCCTGCACCGCAATCGCCGCATCGCGGATGATGCGGCGCTGCGGGTCGACGGTGATCAGCCAGGCAATGTCTTTGATAACGAGGTCGACGGTCTGCACTTAAGTACTGTCCCAAAATTTGAACTGACGAATTCTCCGCAGTCATTCCGGGACGGCGCGAAGCGCCGGACCCGGAATCCAGACGCAAATTCGGCGCCCGGAACTGGATTCCGGGTTCGCGAGCTTCGCTCGCGCCCCGGAATGACAGCTGCCTCACTTCTTCTTGTCGTCTCCGACATAGGTCAGATCGTCGGCGATCTTTAGCTCGATCAGCACGTTGTCGTCGGTGGAATCCTCGCACAGCATCGAGCGGTGGCCGATGCCCTTCGGGATGAACAGCATGTCGCCGGGATGCATGATCTTGATGCCCATCTCGGTCTCCCACTTCAGCGCGCCCTTGACGCAGAAGATGATCTCGTGGGCGTCGACGTTGCGGTGCCAGAAGCCCATGTCGTGCTTGCGGCGCTTGGATACGTCGACCTTGACGCGGTCCGAGGTGTAAAGCCGCAGCGGCGTGCCGTCGGCCTTGTCGATGTTGGTCGGCGAGAACTTCTCGTCGAAAATGTTGAACATGCGGAAGATCTCGGCCATCTCCAGTACGCCGGCATTGACCACCGGCGGTTCGTTGTGGGCGAGCACGACGTTCTTGCCGCCGATGGTGACAAGCTCGCGATAGACCGGCTTGGCCTGCTGCGTCGCGCCTTTCTTGGTCTGTTCGTTCATCGTCAGCTCCTGTTGTTGTTTCTTCTTCAGGCTATTTCTTCAGCCAATTCCCGCGGCCTCTTTCAAGGCCGCCATGATTCCCGCATAGCCCGTACAGCGACAGATGTGGCCGCTGAGGACCTCGCGCAACTCGTCCTCGGTGGGTTTCGGGTTCCGCGAGAGATAGTCGGTGAACGACATCAGGATGCCCGGCGTGCAGAAGCCGCATTGCAGCGCGTGATGATTCTGGAACGCCTGCTGCAGCTTGTTGAGCCTGCCGTCGGGATCGGCCAGCGACTCGACCGTTCGCACCTCGCGGCCTTCGGCCTGCAGCGCGAGCGTCAGGCACGAGCGCACCGCCGCGCCGTCGATCTGCACGGTGCAGCAGCCGCAGACGCCGTGCTCGCAGCCCACGTGGGTGCCGGTTGCGCCGAGCGCATGCCGCAGAAAATCGCTGAGCAAGGTGCGCGGCTCGGTTTCGGCCGACAGCTTGCGGCCGTTGAGCGTGAGCGACACGCGCACCTTCTGGTCTTTGTTCACGCGGCGCATGCCAGCGCCTCCTCGATTACCACCGGAGCCAGATTGCGCAGGATGTCCCGGCGCAATTCGGCCGAGGCGTGCAGGTCCTCGTATCCTTCGAGCTCGTCGGCGAGTTCGCCGATCGCTTCCTTGGCGCCATCGAGCGGCACGCGCCGCACCACAGGCTTGCCGGCGATGCCGCCGATGCCGATGCGCGCGGTCTTGTCGTCCTCGATCACCGCGCCGACCGCGATGATGGCGAAGTCGCCGTGGCGGCGCGCCACTTCGCGAAATGCCGCCTTGCGGCTGGTCGCGATCGGAAACCGCACCGCGGTGATCAGCTCGTCCGGCTCCCGCGCCGTGGTCAGCATGTCGAGCTGGAAGCTCTTGGCGCCGACCGTGCGCGTGCCGCGCTTCGATCGCAGCACCACCTCGCCTTCGAGAAGCGCCAGCGACAGCGGCAACTCCGAGCTCGGATCGGCATGCGCGATCGAGCCGCAGACCGTGCCTTTGTTGCGGGTCTGGAAGTGGCCGACGTTGGGCAGCGCCACGGCGACCAGCGGCAGCTTGCCAGCGAGCTTCGGCCAGGAGAGCAGCTTGTTCTGCGTCACCGCGGCGCCAACCTCGATCCGGCTGCCGAGATCGCGGATCTGGTCGAGCTCGGGAATTCGCGCGATGTCGATCAGCACCGACGGATCGGCGAGGCGGAGATTCATCATCGCCATCAGCGACTGGCCGCCGGCTAGCACGCGCGCGTCGTCGCCATATTCGGCGAGCAGCGCGATGGCTTCCTCGGCGCTGTCGGGCCGCGCATAGTCGAATGGGCGCGGCTTCATTGCTTGGTTCCGTTCTGCGTCATCAGCGCATGGATGCGCCGTGGCGTCGCCGGCAGCTTGACGTCGTCAACGCCAAGCGCGTCGGCGATCGCATTGGCGATCGCAGCCGGCACGCTCATGCAGTTGCCTTCGGCGAGGCCCTTTGCGCCCAGCGGCGTCAGTGGCGTGGGCGACTCCATGTGGATCAGCTCGACCTTCGGCACCTCGCTCACGGTCGGCACCAGATAGTCGGCGAAGGTGCCGGTGAGGAACGCGCCCTCTTCGTTGGTGACGAATTCCTCGTAGAGGGCTGCGGCGATGCCTTGCGCGAACGCGCCGTAGATCTGGCCGTTGGCGATCAGCGGATTGAGGATTTTGCCCGCGTCATGCATCGAGACGTAGCGGTCGACCTTCACCTGATAGGTGATCGGATCGATCTCGATGCCGCACATGTCGAACACGAAGCCGTACGTCAGCGAGGTGTTGATGCGATCGTCGTGCGCCGGCGGCTCGAGCTCCGGCGGATTCCACACGCCGGTCTCGCTGAGCGCGGGCGCCATGCCGTCGGGCAGCATCACCGGCGACCAATGCGAGGTGCCGGCGACGCGGCCGAACGGCAGCGCGTTGTCCGGGTTGCTGATGCTGCGGATCTTGCCGCTGGCGAGCTCCACGTCCTCGGCCATCACGTTGAGCTGCTTGGCTCCGATCTTCTTC
The Rhodoplanes sp. Z2-YC6860 genome window above contains:
- a CDS encoding cupin domain-containing protein, which produces MNEQTKKGATQQAKPVYRELVTIGGKNVVLAHNEPPVVNAGVLEMAEIFRMFNIFDEKFSPTNIDKADGTPLRLYTSDRVKVDVSKRRKHDMGFWHRNVDAHEIIFCVKGALKWETEMGIKIMHPGDMLFIPKGIGHRSMLCEDSTDDNVLIELKIADDLTYVGDDKKK
- a CDS encoding (2Fe-2S)-binding protein, which translates into the protein MRRVNKDQKVRVSLTLNGRKLSAETEPRTLLSDFLRHALGATGTHVGCEHGVCGCCTVQIDGAAVRSCLTLALQAEGREVRTVESLADPDGRLNKLQQAFQNHHALQCGFCTPGILMSFTDYLSRNPKPTEDELREVLSGHICRCTGYAGIMAALKEAAGIG
- a CDS encoding FAD binding domain-containing protein; translation: MKPRPFDYARPDSAEEAIALLAEYGDDARVLAGGQSLMAMMNLRLADPSVLIDIARIPELDQIRDLGSRIEVGAAVTQNKLLSWPKLAGKLPLVAVALPNVGHFQTRNKGTVCGSIAHADPSSELPLSLALLEGEVVLRSKRGTRTVGAKSFQLDMLTTAREPDELITAVRFPIATSRKAAFREVARRHGDFAIIAVGAVIEDDKTARIGIGGIAGKPVVRRVPLDGAKEAIGELADELEGYEDLHASAELRRDILRNLAPVVIEEALACAA